In Synergistaceae bacterium, the genomic stretch GGGTGTCCGCCAGATTCCATAGAGACGCGAGGAATGCCTCGGCGTCCGTCCCCAGAATCCGGCTTCCGGAGGCCCCCAGCAGGATCAGGACGATCCAGAGTATTTTCATGACGGGGGTGAACCACGTCCCCAGCAGGTAGGTGGCCGCCGTCTCCGCATACCAGTACCAGCCCAGGATGGTGGTGAAGGCGAAAAGACTGAGCCCGATGGACAGAATCACCTTTCCCATGGATCCCAGCCCGATTTCGAAGGCGTAAAGCGAAAGGGCCGACCCCGTCAGTCCGGCGCCGTCTGCGGACAAAGTCCCCGTGGTGAGAATGACGAGGGCCGTCATGGAGCAGAGGACGAATGTGTCCATAAAGACCTCGAAGATGCCGTAAAGCCCCTGACGAACGGGGTGATCCACGTCCGCCGCCGCGTGGGCCATGGGAGCGGAGCCCAATCCGGCCTCGTTGGAAAAGACTCCCCGGGCGACCCCTTTCCGGACGGCCTCCATAACCGTCCAGCCCGCCAGAGCGCCGGGCACGGCGGCGGGATCTCCGAAGGCGCTTCGAACCGCCCAGGCGATGCCGGCGGGGATCATGGCGGCGTTTCGAACCAGAACGATGGAGGCCCCCGCAATATAAAAGAGCGCCATGAAGGGAACCAGATACGTGGTCACGGTGGCGAGGCTCCGGATTCCGCCGACGATGACCAGCCCCGTGAGGAAGGCCAGACCGATTCCGCTCCAGAGGGGATCCAGGCCGAAACCCATTTGAAGCCCCTCCGCCGTGGAGTTCGCCTGCACCGCCGCGCCGATGCCGAAGGAGGCCAGAAAGGCGCATATCGCAAAGAGGACGGCCAGCCACTTCTGCCCCGCTCCGTGCTCCAGAATGTACATGGTGCCCCCCCGCCAGTGACCGTTTTCGTCTTTTTTCCGGAAGTGAACGGCCAGCGCGACTTCTCCAAATTTGGTGCACATGCCGAAAAGGGCGGAAATCAGCATCCACACCAGCGCCCCCGGGCCGCCCAGGTGCAGGGCCGTGGCGACCCCCGCGATGTTGCCCGTCCCCACCGTGGCCGCCACCGCCGTGGCCATCGCCCCGAAGGAGGAGATGCCGGAGCCTTTTTCCCTTTCCCTTTTGCCGAAAATTTCCCTCCAGACCGCCCCGAAATAGCGGAACTGCGGAACCCTCAGCAGGAACGTGAGATAAACGCCCGTCCCCACGAGGAGAACCAGCATGGGCCCTCCCCAGACGTATTTGTGAATGACCTCATTGAGGATCATGACCGTTTCCATTAATTGCTTCCTCCATTTGAACAGGCTTCATTTGAACAGGCCTCGTCTCTTTATCTCTTCTACTGCCTGCATATTATACCAATATTGCATTGTTTTGTTGTTGTAATGCATGTAAAATAGAATATAAGAGTGTGGATATTTGAAAAATTTGTAATTTACATAATCAGGAACTGTTTTGTTGAAAAGGTCCGGTAAACATCTGGAGGGGGAGTAAAACTGTGTGGAGGAATTTAAGACTGGGTTTTAAGCTGCTTCTCGGTTTTGGCATGTTGCTGTTCATTTTTTTGGCGGCGGTGGTCGTTACCTGGTCCGATCTGTCGTTCGTCAGGAGTGAAAGTTACGCCGTCAGTCAAACGGTTGTTCCCACGGTGGCGATCGCCACTCAGGT encodes the following:
- a CDS encoding sodium:alanine symporter family protein, producing the protein METVMILNEVIHKYVWGGPMLVLLVGTGVYLTFLLRVPQFRYFGAVWREIFGKREREKGSGISSFGAMATAVAATVGTGNIAGVATALHLGGPGALVWMLISALFGMCTKFGEVALAVHFRKKDENGHWRGGTMYILEHGAGQKWLAVLFAICAFLASFGIGAAVQANSTAEGLQMGFGLDPLWSGIGLAFLTGLVIVGGIRSLATVTTYLVPFMALFYIAGASIVLVRNAAMIPAGIAWAVRSAFGDPAAVPGALAGWTVMEAVRKGVARGVFSNEAGLGSAPMAHAAADVDHPVRQGLYGIFEVFMDTFVLCSMTALVILTTGTLSADGAGLTGSALSLYAFEIGLGSMGKVILSIGLSLFAFTTILGWYWYAETAATYLLGTWFTPVMKILWIVLILLGASGSRILGTDAEAFLASLWNLADTLNGLMAIPNLIGLLLLSGVLRKLVAEFDARRKTGEIEL